Proteins from a single region of Bdellovibrio bacteriovorus HD100:
- the gatC gene encoding Asp-tRNA(Asn)/Glu-tRNA(Gln) amidotransferase subunit GatC — protein MIDKKAIEHIAKLARLHITEDEAQEYSTQLAKALTHFEQISKINTAGIEPMVTPTEIEAYWREDVVKQDFTAEEMTGNAPDRAGNLFKVPPVV, from the coding sequence GTGATTGATAAAAAAGCGATTGAGCACATTGCGAAGCTGGCCCGCCTGCATATCACCGAAGATGAAGCCCAGGAGTACAGCACTCAGCTGGCAAAAGCCCTGACCCACTTTGAACAGATCTCTAAAATAAACACCGCTGGCATAGAGCCTATGGTGACTCCGACAGAAATTGAAGCCTACTGGCGTGAGGATGTTGTGAAGCAGGATTTCACCGCCGAAGAAATGACCGGAAATGCACCGGACCGTGCGGGCAATCTTTTTAAAGTCCCACCGGTCGTTTAG
- a CDS encoding 4-hydroxy-tetrahydrodipicolinate reductase translates to MKKIKIGLMGSAGRMGQEIAGVIEANPRCELVYAPLRGEKWDSKKAQAVDVWIDFTSPEALKDILKKASETKTPVVCGTTGFSKKEKELLKTYSKKIPVLWSSNMSLGVAVLNEALKAFSAISHFDFQIEEIHHNRKKDRPSGTAITLQENLEKAVDKKLPEALAIRGGGVFGVHKIFAMSDEEVLTFEHTALNRTVFAKGSVQAAEWLVKQKPGLYQIRDVLFGKSKK, encoded by the coding sequence GTGAAGAAAATCAAAATCGGCCTGATGGGTTCTGCCGGCCGTATGGGTCAAGAGATCGCCGGGGTGATTGAAGCCAACCCCCGCTGCGAACTGGTGTATGCTCCCCTGCGCGGTGAAAAGTGGGACTCCAAGAAAGCGCAAGCTGTGGATGTGTGGATTGACTTCACTTCACCGGAAGCCCTGAAAGATATTTTGAAAAAAGCCAGCGAAACCAAAACACCGGTGGTGTGCGGAACGACGGGCTTTTCCAAAAAAGAAAAAGAGCTGCTGAAAACCTACAGCAAAAAAATTCCGGTTCTGTGGTCTTCGAACATGAGCCTGGGTGTGGCGGTGCTGAACGAAGCGCTGAAAGCCTTTTCCGCGATTTCGCATTTTGATTTCCAGATTGAGGAAATCCACCACAATCGTAAAAAAGACCGACCTTCCGGAACGGCGATCACCCTGCAGGAAAATCTGGAAAAAGCGGTGGATAAGAAACTTCCTGAAGCTTTGGCCATTCGCGGGGGCGGCGTGTTTGGAGTGCACAAGATCTTTGCCATGAGTGATGAAGAGGTTTTGACCTTTGAACACACGGCCTTGAACCGCACCGTCTTTGCCAAAGGTTCTGTGCAGGCGGCCGAGTGGCTGGTGAAACAAAAGCCGGGTCTTTATCAGATCCGCGATGTTCTGTTCGGAAAAAGCAAAAAATGA
- the fsa gene encoding fructose-6-phosphate aldolase: MKFFIDTAEIEEIRQANLRGWVDGVTTNPSLIAKSGKDFHTVIKEICKEITGPVSAEVISLQHEEMVREGKELAKLASNVVVKIPMCEDGMIAVKKLKSEGIKTNVTLVFSPMQALLAAKAGATMVSPFVGRLDDIGVEGMQMVDQVIQMYRNYDFETEVLVASVRSPMHIQLAAEMGADIATIPFKVMQSMTHHPLTDKGIKMFMDDWNKAQKK, translated from the coding sequence ATGAAGTTTTTCATCGATACAGCAGAAATTGAAGAAATCAGACAAGCCAATCTTCGTGGTTGGGTTGACGGTGTTACCACCAACCCTTCTTTGATCGCAAAAAGCGGCAAGGACTTCCACACCGTGATCAAAGAGATCTGCAAAGAGATCACAGGTCCAGTTTCTGCGGAAGTGATCAGCCTGCAACACGAAGAAATGGTTCGTGAAGGTAAAGAGCTGGCGAAACTGGCTTCCAACGTTGTGGTGAAAATCCCAATGTGTGAAGACGGCATGATCGCCGTAAAGAAATTGAAATCAGAAGGCATCAAGACCAACGTCACACTGGTGTTCTCTCCAATGCAGGCATTGCTTGCGGCTAAAGCCGGCGCGACGATGGTATCCCCGTTCGTGGGTCGTCTTGACGACATTGGTGTTGAAGGTATGCAGATGGTTGATCAGGTTATCCAGATGTACCGCAACTATGACTTCGAGACTGAAGTATTGGTAGCCAGTGTAAGAAGCCCGATGCATATCCAACTTGCAGCTGAAATGGGCGCGGACATCGCGACTATTCCGTTTAAAGTAATGCAATCCATGACTCACCATCCGTTAACTGACAAAGGTATCAAGATGTTCATGGATGACTGGAACAAGGCTCAGAAGAAATAA
- a CDS encoding M12 family metallopeptidase — translation MIKKALPVLLVLGAVISYLLWPRSSENSEVPHPTSTIEKQEPQDAQTPSDSEPGAVFSAFEIKTVQTVSESVPFEEPSSPHDEPAAKSEVTYVVEDGVAVVNEDIVIGVPRSAKARGSVVLESVQLWEGGVVPFHIQGDVPNKSEIIQAIAEFVETPIKFVPYTNQEDVLVFEAGAGCKSYLGKVGGKQPLWISGGCGVTEITHEIMHALGFIHEQNRTDRDRFVEVVWDNIHEKYKHNFELFPASLMVLSGAAAFDFESVMLYQPTAFSKNGEVTIRSKTESLLAPSAALSAGDIQRLVHVYGRN, via the coding sequence ATGATTAAAAAAGCCCTGCCCGTCTTACTTGTTCTTGGCGCCGTCATCAGCTATCTGCTGTGGCCCCGGTCTTCCGAAAATTCAGAAGTCCCTCATCCGACGTCCACTATTGAAAAGCAAGAGCCTCAAGATGCACAAACTCCCTCCGACTCTGAGCCTGGGGCAGTTTTCTCGGCTTTTGAAATTAAGACCGTGCAAACTGTCAGCGAAAGTGTTCCCTTTGAAGAACCATCATCGCCGCACGACGAGCCCGCCGCGAAAAGTGAAGTGACCTATGTGGTGGAAGACGGCGTGGCGGTCGTTAACGAAGACATCGTGATCGGAGTTCCCCGCAGCGCCAAGGCCCGCGGCAGCGTGGTCCTGGAAAGCGTGCAGCTGTGGGAGGGCGGTGTGGTGCCTTTTCATATCCAGGGAGATGTCCCCAACAAATCTGAGATCATTCAGGCCATTGCTGAGTTCGTTGAAACTCCCATCAAGTTTGTTCCCTACACAAATCAGGAAGATGTCCTGGTGTTTGAAGCCGGAGCGGGCTGTAAATCCTATCTGGGGAAAGTCGGCGGCAAGCAGCCGCTGTGGATCTCCGGGGGCTGCGGGGTGACCGAGATCACCCATGAGATCATGCATGCATTGGGGTTTATCCACGAACAAAATCGCACGGACCGGGACCGGTTTGTTGAAGTGGTGTGGGACAATATCCACGAGAAGTACAAACACAACTTTGAGCTGTTTCCCGCCTCTTTGATGGTGCTCAGCGGGGCCGCGGCGTTTGATTTTGAATCTGTCATGCTTTATCAGCCGACCGCGTTTAGCAAAAACGGCGAGGTCACCATAAGATCAAAAACAGAATCCCTGCTGGCTCCGAGCGCGGCTCTGAGCGCCGGAGACATCCAGCGACTTGTGCATGTCTATGGCAGAAACTAA
- the ligA gene encoding NAD-dependent DNA ligase LigA, with product MSKKRHEELKKIISEHDHNYHVLDKPTITDYEYDQLFAELLDIEKNPKGLDLSDSPSQRVGGTVLEGFTKAQHRLPMLSLANSYSPEDIFEFDERVRKFLNTEDPVEYLCELKFDGLSMELIYENGQLVRAITRGDGTVGEDVTHNIKTIKSIPLKLSHKNPPPLLEVRGEVLMFKEDFARLNETQQENGQQTFANPRNAAAGTVRQLDSRIAASRPLRFFGYALGAVEGETFNTQKNIQEYFNDHGIPTVLPYKEDLLVVAKGPEEVVKYYHHIEKVRPKLPFDIDGVVIKVNSLRLQEDLGLVARSPRWATAAKFKPEQAQTTVEDIVVQVGRTGALTPVAIMKPVKVGGVTVTNATLHNQDEITRKDIRIGDTVIIQRAGDVIPEVVEVVNPDKRPADRLPYSIPERCPACDSVAVKAEGEVVTRCVNPLCIAVVKESLKHFVARRAMNIDKVGDRLIETLVDNKLLTRFSDFYRLTKEQILSLERQGDKSADNIIKSIENSKNPTLARFIFALGIRFVGEQTGKHLADHFLTIDKFLEASEEELLQVPEIGAKVAKSIRDWTGNPKLVDEVKAMIELGVKIAGPVRAQEGSLSGMSFLITGTLPVKRDDAKDLIERNGGKILGSVSSKLNYLVVGDDPGSKVEKAQGLGVKIISWEELQAMI from the coding sequence ATGTCCAAAAAACGCCATGAAGAGCTCAAGAAGATCATTTCTGAACACGACCACAACTACCATGTTCTGGATAAGCCCACCATTACAGATTACGAATACGATCAGCTCTTCGCGGAGCTTTTGGATATTGAAAAGAACCCCAAGGGACTGGATTTGAGTGACTCGCCCTCTCAGCGCGTGGGCGGTACGGTCCTGGAAGGATTTACGAAAGCCCAGCACCGTCTGCCGATGCTTTCTTTGGCCAATAGTTATTCTCCCGAGGATATTTTTGAGTTCGATGAAAGAGTTAGAAAATTTCTAAATACCGAAGATCCCGTGGAATATCTGTGTGAGCTTAAATTTGACGGCCTATCGATGGAGCTGATCTATGAAAACGGCCAGCTGGTTCGCGCCATCACCCGAGGTGACGGCACCGTGGGCGAAGACGTCACTCACAACATCAAAACCATCAAGAGCATTCCATTAAAACTTTCTCATAAAAATCCGCCCCCGCTTCTGGAAGTGCGCGGGGAAGTCCTGATGTTCAAAGAGGACTTTGCAAGGCTGAACGAAACCCAGCAGGAAAACGGGCAGCAGACCTTCGCCAACCCCCGTAATGCCGCCGCCGGAACCGTGCGCCAGCTGGATTCCCGCATCGCGGCCTCCCGGCCGCTGCGTTTCTTCGGATACGCTCTGGGTGCGGTGGAGGGTGAAACCTTCAACACACAAAAGAACATTCAGGAATACTTCAACGACCATGGCATTCCGACGGTGCTTCCGTACAAAGAGGACTTGCTGGTGGTGGCCAAGGGACCGGAAGAAGTGGTGAAGTACTATCACCACATCGAAAAAGTCCGTCCGAAACTTCCATTTGATATTGACGGCGTGGTGATCAAGGTTAATTCCCTGCGCCTGCAAGAGGACCTGGGCCTGGTGGCCAGAAGCCCCAGATGGGCCACGGCTGCGAAGTTCAAACCGGAGCAGGCCCAGACCACCGTGGAAGACATTGTGGTTCAGGTGGGTCGCACCGGCGCGTTGACCCCGGTGGCGATCATGAAGCCGGTGAAAGTGGGTGGCGTCACCGTTACGAACGCCACCTTGCACAACCAGGATGAAATCACCCGCAAAGACATCCGCATCGGCGACACCGTGATCATTCAGCGTGCTGGTGACGTAATCCCGGAAGTCGTGGAGGTCGTCAATCCTGACAAGCGCCCGGCGGACCGTCTGCCGTACTCGATTCCGGAAAGATGCCCGGCCTGCGACTCTGTCGCTGTGAAAGCTGAAGGCGAAGTGGTCACCCGCTGCGTGAATCCACTGTGCATCGCTGTCGTGAAAGAGTCCTTGAAACATTTCGTGGCCAGACGTGCGATGAACATCGACAAGGTCGGAGATCGCCTGATCGAAACACTGGTCGACAACAAACTGCTGACCCGCTTTTCCGATTTCTATCGTCTGACGAAAGAGCAGATTCTGTCTTTGGAACGCCAGGGTGACAAATCGGCGGATAACATCATCAAGTCCATTGAAAACAGCAAGAACCCGACACTTGCGCGTTTCATCTTTGCACTGGGAATACGCTTCGTGGGGGAACAAACCGGAAAACATCTGGCGGATCACTTCCTGACGATAGATAAATTCCTGGAGGCCTCCGAAGAAGAACTGTTGCAGGTCCCAGAGATCGGCGCCAAAGTTGCCAAATCCATCCGCGACTGGACTGGAAATCCGAAGCTGGTCGACGAAGTGAAAGCAATGATTGAACTGGGCGTGAAAATTGCGGGGCCTGTGCGGGCGCAAGAAGGCTCTCTGTCCGGCATGAGCTTCCTGATCACAGGCACACTTCCGGTGAAACGGGACGATGCCAAGGACTTGATCGAAAGAAATGGCGGGAAAATTCTGGGCTCGGTTTCATCCAAGCTGAATTATCTGGTGGTGGGTGATGATCCGGGCTCTAAAGTGGAAAAAGCCCAGGGCTTGGGTGTGAAGATCATCTCTTGGGAAGAGCTTCAGGCCATGATTTAG
- a CDS encoding metallophosphoesterase, which translates to MASHTAIISDLHLCEAEPVNLRFPLWKKFKTRQFFFDDTFEVFLKSCEEKAQGASVELVLNGDIFDFDSVLRLPDEPVFHVSGLEKRRGLFPIEERSRFKIEVILKDHADWVRALREFVLRGNRAVFVIGNHDLELHFPEVQAEIYRHLNLPEDKKHQVRFVEWFYISNQDTLIEHGNQYDPYCMCEDPINPFVRGYNFVSLKLPFGNLACRYLMNGMGFFNPHVDSNYIMSIPQYIKFFVKYMLRAQPGLVLTWFWGSVLTLLHSFYDRLAAPIRNPLKIEDRVSLIAEKSNAEPRMVRELKELFVAPAASNPFLLARELWLDRAFIIFVAFYLIFQLMIFVRAIYEISFFWAFIPLFLLLPFFLFYSKSVTSLVSGYKEPDDRVMAMTSAITKVNRIVYGHTHHTRHEMIGSVEHLNSGCWSPAFLDVECTKPLDQKTFVWISPGEAGTRQAELFKFVDGKPELLMNPGRS; encoded by the coding sequence ATGGCGTCGCACACTGCGATCATCAGTGATTTGCATTTGTGTGAAGCCGAGCCTGTGAACCTGCGCTTCCCGCTGTGGAAGAAATTCAAGACGCGGCAGTTCTTCTTTGATGACACGTTTGAAGTGTTTTTGAAAAGCTGTGAAGAAAAGGCGCAAGGCGCCTCGGTGGAGCTTGTTCTGAACGGGGATATTTTTGATTTTGACAGTGTCCTGCGTTTGCCGGATGAACCGGTCTTTCATGTCAGCGGTCTTGAAAAGCGCCGCGGGCTGTTTCCGATTGAAGAGCGATCCCGATTTAAAATTGAAGTGATTCTGAAAGACCATGCCGACTGGGTTCGCGCCCTGCGTGAATTTGTACTACGGGGCAACCGTGCCGTCTTTGTGATTGGCAACCACGATCTGGAGCTTCACTTCCCGGAAGTGCAGGCCGAGATCTATCGTCATCTGAACTTGCCGGAAGACAAAAAACATCAGGTTCGTTTTGTGGAGTGGTTCTATATCAGCAATCAGGACACATTGATTGAACACGGCAATCAGTATGATCCGTATTGCATGTGTGAAGACCCCATCAATCCGTTTGTTCGCGGATACAATTTTGTTTCGCTGAAACTGCCGTTTGGAAATCTGGCCTGTCGTTATCTGATGAACGGAATGGGCTTCTTCAATCCGCATGTGGACAGCAACTACATCATGAGTATTCCGCAGTACATAAAGTTCTTTGTGAAATACATGCTGCGCGCGCAGCCGGGACTGGTGCTGACCTGGTTCTGGGGATCCGTGCTGACACTGCTTCATTCCTTCTATGACCGTCTGGCGGCGCCGATCAGAAATCCATTGAAGATTGAAGACCGCGTGTCTTTGATTGCTGAAAAATCAAATGCCGAACCCCGCATGGTGCGAGAACTGAAAGAGTTGTTTGTGGCTCCGGCCGCCAGCAATCCGTTTTTACTGGCGCGTGAACTGTGGCTGGATCGTGCGTTTATTATCTTTGTCGCTTTCTATCTGATCTTCCAGTTGATGATCTTTGTCCGGGCTATTTATGAAATCTCGTTCTTCTGGGCTTTCATTCCGTTGTTCTTGCTGCTGCCGTTTTTCCTATTCTACAGCAAGTCGGTGACCTCCCTCGTGTCTGGCTACAAAGAACCTGATGACCGGGTGATGGCTATGACCAGTGCAATCACCAAGGTGAATCGCATCGTTTACGGGCACACTCATCATACCCGCCATGAAATGATCGGGTCCGTCGAACACTTGAACAGCGGGTGCTGGTCACCGGCCTTTTTGGATGTGGAATGCACCAAGCCGTTGGATCAAAAAACATTCGTGTGGATATCTCCGGGAGAGGCCGGAACCCGTCAGGCAGAGCTTTTCAAGTTCGTGGATGGAAAACCGGAGCTGTTAATGAACCCGGGGCGCTCTTAA
- the gatA gene encoding Asp-tRNA(Asn)/Glu-tRNA(Gln) amidotransferase subunit GatA, translating to MDLTFASLSEISEAVNNRSISAKEVTLHFLKRIENLNPKLNAFTSLNPQAVQEAEAVDARIANGEDVGLLAGVPFGIKEMFCTKGLTTTAGSKILENFVPPYDATAVARLKKSGIVVMGKLNQDEFAMGSSNETSFHGVVKNPWDLERVPGGSSGGSAAAQASRLVAGTLGTDTGGSIRQPASFCGIVGVKPTYGRVSRYGIVAYASSLDQAGPMVSSVRDAALTLEVISGFDPQDSTTTQKQVPAWSQNLKADVKGMKIGLMKEYMTGALDPDVQKTVENSVDTLKQLGAEIVEVSVPMTAFAVPVYYLVAASEASSNLSRYDGVKYGYRAEFKNLSAVDLEEFYSQTRGQAFGAEVKRRIMLGTYCLSSGYYDAFYNKAGQVRRLIMEQYLEAFKKCDVILSPVTTAPAFKIGERVSDPLAMYLNDIFTTSTNLAGLPGMSVPFGQSQSGLPIGIQLTAGHFEEQKMLNVAFALEGASLVKGKHPHVI from the coding sequence GTGGATCTAACATTTGCCTCGCTTTCTGAAATTTCTGAAGCCGTCAATAACCGCAGTATCAGCGCCAAAGAAGTCACTTTGCATTTCCTAAAGCGCATTGAAAATTTGAATCCGAAGCTGAATGCCTTTACGTCACTAAATCCCCAGGCTGTTCAGGAGGCTGAGGCTGTAGACGCTCGAATCGCCAACGGCGAAGACGTGGGCCTGCTGGCGGGTGTGCCTTTTGGTATCAAAGAGATGTTTTGTACCAAGGGTCTGACAACCACCGCCGGATCCAAGATTCTTGAAAACTTTGTTCCGCCTTATGATGCCACAGCGGTGGCCCGTCTTAAAAAATCCGGCATCGTGGTGATGGGTAAGCTGAATCAGGATGAATTTGCCATGGGCTCTTCCAATGAAACGTCCTTTCACGGTGTGGTGAAAAACCCCTGGGACCTGGAACGTGTGCCCGGGGGATCTTCCGGTGGCTCGGCGGCAGCGCAAGCGTCGCGCCTGGTGGCAGGCACGCTGGGTACCGACACCGGCGGCTCGATTCGCCAACCCGCAAGCTTCTGCGGTATCGTGGGCGTGAAGCCCACATACGGCCGTGTGAGCCGCTATGGCATTGTCGCTTATGCTTCGTCCTTGGATCAGGCCGGCCCGATGGTGAGTTCTGTGAGGGATGCGGCATTGACCCTGGAAGTGATTTCAGGTTTTGACCCGCAGGACTCCACCACAACTCAGAAACAAGTCCCCGCCTGGAGTCAGAATCTGAAAGCCGACGTCAAAGGCATGAAGATCGGTCTGATGAAGGAGTACATGACTGGAGCTTTGGATCCGGACGTGCAAAAGACTGTGGAAAACTCGGTGGATACCTTAAAACAACTCGGAGCTGAGATTGTTGAAGTCTCTGTTCCCATGACCGCGTTTGCAGTTCCTGTGTATTACCTGGTGGCCGCCAGCGAAGCGTCGTCGAATCTTTCCCGCTATGACGGTGTGAAATACGGCTATCGTGCCGAATTTAAAAATCTTTCGGCGGTGGACCTGGAAGAGTTCTACAGTCAGACGCGGGGTCAGGCGTTCGGTGCCGAAGTCAAACGTCGTATCATGCTGGGCACGTACTGCCTTTCCAGCGGTTACTATGATGCCTTTTACAACAAGGCCGGTCAGGTGCGCCGCCTGATCATGGAACAGTATCTGGAAGCCTTCAAAAAATGTGATGTGATTTTAAGTCCGGTCACCACCGCACCCGCCTTCAAGATTGGTGAACGGGTTTCTGATCCGTTGGCGATGTATTTGAATGACATCTTTACCACCTCGACGAATCTTGCCGGACTTCCGGGAATGAGTGTCCCGTTTGGTCAGTCGCAAAGTGGTCTTCCGATCGGGATTCAGCTGACCGCCGGTCACTTTGAAGAACAAAAGATGCTGAACGTGGCCTTTGCGCTGGAAGGTGCCTCTTTGGTGAAAGGAAAACATCCCCATGTCATCTAG
- the murD gene encoding UDP-N-acetylmuramoyl-L-alanine--D-glutamate ligase, translating to MKKKWANLPPKSMIVQMKEFIKNLKTPIAIVGMGKSGEAAKRLLTLAGHAPESILTFDGKLESAQFRDPQVLMNQKPGTLVVSPGVPLASAWIQDARKNGVQITSELSLACATLETEKMIGVTGSVGKSTTVSILGAGLEAFSKTGFVGGNLGTPFADYAADVIEGKRPRADWVILELSSYQLENCEGLSLDYSAITYLTSNHLERYDNLQHYYDTKWKILSLTKDALLLNREGGDLVEYFHKNGQPEQVKIISRSDKMLTSLQLEKAQLIGQHNQDNLALASALALSAKWPASAIEGMKSFKGLVHRLESVGTYKGIRFINDSKATAMDSVLIATAAAHDTLSKPGRLWLLLGGRDKNLPWQDLKALGNLKDIEFVFFGECREIAQTKSTLPGRSFARLGEALCDILGSAKPGDTVLLSPGGTSLDEFKSFEDRGNYFKKCVSEFTLGN from the coding sequence TTGAAAAAGAAGTGGGCAAATCTGCCTCCCAAGTCTATGATCGTGCAGATGAAAGAATTTATCAAGAACCTGAAGACTCCAATTGCAATTGTCGGCATGGGTAAAAGCGGTGAAGCCGCCAAACGCCTGCTGACTTTGGCGGGTCATGCACCCGAATCCATTCTTACTTTTGATGGAAAGCTGGAATCGGCTCAGTTTCGTGACCCTCAGGTCCTGATGAATCAAAAGCCCGGCACGCTGGTGGTGTCCCCGGGTGTTCCCCTGGCATCGGCCTGGATTCAAGACGCTCGGAAAAACGGAGTCCAAATCACCAGCGAACTTTCTTTGGCCTGTGCGACCCTGGAAACCGAAAAGATGATCGGCGTGACCGGTTCCGTTGGAAAAAGCACGACCGTTTCGATTTTAGGTGCGGGGCTAGAGGCCTTTTCCAAAACCGGCTTTGTCGGTGGAAACCTGGGAACCCCGTTTGCAGACTATGCCGCCGATGTGATTGAAGGCAAACGTCCGCGCGCCGACTGGGTGATTCTGGAGCTATCCAGCTATCAACTGGAAAACTGCGAGGGTCTTTCCCTGGATTATTCCGCGATCACGTACCTCACCTCCAATCATCTTGAGCGCTACGACAACCTTCAGCACTATTACGACACCAAGTGGAAGATCCTGTCTTTGACCAAGGATGCCCTGCTGCTCAATCGCGAAGGCGGTGATCTGGTTGAGTACTTCCATAAAAACGGGCAGCCGGAACAGGTGAAGATCATCTCCCGCTCTGACAAAATGTTGACTTCCTTGCAGCTTGAAAAAGCGCAACTGATCGGTCAGCACAATCAGGACAATCTGGCTTTGGCCAGCGCCCTGGCACTTTCTGCAAAATGGCCGGCTTCGGCGATTGAGGGCATGAAATCCTTTAAGGGCCTTGTCCACAGACTGGAAAGTGTCGGCACCTACAAGGGCATTCGATTTATCAACGACAGCAAAGCCACCGCCATGGACAGTGTGTTGATTGCAACCGCGGCGGCTCATGACACTCTTTCAAAACCCGGAAGGCTGTGGCTGCTTTTGGGCGGCCGGGATAAAAATCTGCCGTGGCAGGATCTGAAAGCCCTGGGAAATCTGAAAGACATCGAGTTTGTGTTCTTCGGTGAATGTCGTGAGATCGCACAGACAAAGTCCACGTTGCCCGGAAGGTCTTTTGCCCGTTTGGGTGAAGCCCTGTGTGACATCCTGGGAAGCGCAAAACCTGGTGATACAGTATTACTAAGCCCGGGCGGAACCAGTCTTGATGAATTCAAGTCCTTTGAAGATCGCGGGAACTATTTCAAGAAATGTGTTTCTGAATTTACTCTCGGAAACTAA
- a CDS encoding histone-like protein, with protein sequence MAEVLVVTSKVKKLIKEKGQMNTSAETIDVLSKAIEQLCLKGVESAKADGRKTVMARDIVIDHL encoded by the coding sequence ATGGCAGAAGTACTTGTAGTAACAAGCAAAGTTAAAAAACTGATCAAAGAAAAAGGTCAAATGAACACATCTGCTGAGACTATTGACGTACTCAGTAAAGCCATTGAGCAACTGTGCTTGAAAGGCGTTGAATCTGCAAAAGCTGACGGTCGCAAAACCGTAATGGCTCGCGATATCGTTATCGACCACCTTTAA